In the genome of Hymenobacter taeanensis, one region contains:
- a CDS encoding RBBP9/YdeN family alpha/beta hydrolase encodes MQQPAILIVPGLGNSGPEHWQTHWEHHYGYLRVQQHDWDCPIQADWVQTLEDAIAAAGPDVVLVGHSLGCITIAHWAGTTQHRIKGALLVAPADVDRSDMPPEVVNFAPIPLARLPFPSIVVASTTDEYMTLERAQQLAQAWGSRFVNVGALGHINSESGLGLWPEGHALLQDLVG; translated from the coding sequence ATGCAACAACCCGCCATTCTGATAGTGCCCGGCCTGGGTAATTCTGGCCCCGAACACTGGCAAACTCACTGGGAGCATCACTACGGCTACCTACGTGTCCAGCAGCATGATTGGGACTGTCCTATCCAGGCGGATTGGGTACAGACGTTGGAAGATGCTATAGCCGCGGCTGGTCCTGACGTGGTGCTAGTAGGCCACAGCTTGGGCTGCATTACCATTGCGCACTGGGCTGGCACCACGCAGCACCGCATCAAAGGGGCACTACTGGTTGCTCCCGCCGATGTAGACCGTTCTGACATGCCACCGGAGGTAGTAAACTTTGCGCCCATACCGCTGGCGCGCCTGCCATTCCCAAGTATTGTTGTAGCTAGTACTACGGATGAGTATATGACCCTGGAGCGTGCGCAGCAGCTAGCGCAGGCATGGGGCAGTCGGTTTGTGAATGTGGGTGCGCTAGGCCATATCAACTCTGAGTCTGGTTTAGGGCTGTGGCCGGAAGGGCATGCGCTGTTGCAAGATTTGGTGGGGTGA
- a CDS encoding glutamate-5-semialdehyde dehydrogenase, with amino-acid sequence MHLQDTFRATQHASRALGQVSAESMRTVLLDLAAAAVAETPFLLAENEKDLARMSPDDPKYDRLQLTAARIASIAEDIRNVAGLPSPLGQVLQHQTLPNGLDLSKVRVPLGVVGVIYEARPNVTFDVAALCLKTGNACLLKGGSDAAHSNLAISTVIQRVLGHHGLNAKSVTLLPPDRQATEALLQAIGYVDVLIPRGSQQLIDYVRQHAKVPVIETGAGIVHTYFDETADLAKGQAIIVNAKTRRVSVCNALDCLLVHEARIADLPELLAPLGQSGVLVYADTQAYEALTNNYPAELLQPATEEHFGTEFLSLKLAIKTVTGLEEALGHIAVHSSKHSEAIISENAAHIEQFLNQVDAAAVYANASTAFTDGAQFGLGAEIGISTQKLHARGPMALEELTSYKWQVRGNGQVR; translated from the coding sequence ATGCACTTACAAGATACTTTTCGGGCCACTCAACACGCTAGCCGGGCCCTAGGCCAGGTCTCGGCCGAAAGCATGCGAACGGTGTTGCTAGACTTAGCAGCCGCCGCCGTGGCGGAAACACCATTTTTGCTGGCGGAGAACGAGAAGGACCTGGCCCGTATGTCTCCCGACGACCCCAAGTACGACCGACTCCAGCTTACCGCCGCTCGCATAGCAAGCATTGCCGAGGATATTCGGAACGTAGCGGGGCTACCCTCACCGCTAGGCCAGGTCTTGCAGCACCAGACCCTGCCCAATGGCCTCGACCTTTCCAAAGTGCGAGTGCCACTCGGCGTGGTGGGCGTCATTTACGAAGCCCGCCCCAACGTGACCTTCGATGTGGCGGCGCTGTGCCTGAAAACCGGCAACGCCTGCCTGCTCAAAGGGGGCAGTGATGCTGCTCATTCCAACCTGGCCATCAGCACCGTAATCCAACGGGTGCTAGGCCACCACGGCCTCAACGCAAAAAGCGTCACGCTCCTGCCCCCCGACCGCCAAGCTACGGAAGCCTTGCTGCAGGCCATTGGCTACGTCGATGTGCTGATTCCGCGTGGCAGCCAGCAGCTGATTGACTACGTGCGCCAACACGCCAAAGTACCCGTCATCGAAACCGGCGCCGGCATCGTGCACACCTACTTTGATGAAACCGCCGACCTAGCGAAAGGTCAGGCCATCATCGTCAATGCTAAAACCCGCCGCGTCAGCGTCTGCAACGCCCTTGACTGTTTGCTGGTACATGAGGCGCGCATAGCGGATTTACCTGAGTTGTTGGCGCCCCTAGGCCAATCGGGAGTGCTGGTTTATGCTGATACCCAGGCCTATGAAGCCCTCACCAACAATTACCCAGCTGAGCTGCTGCAACCCGCCACCGAGGAGCACTTTGGCACTGAATTCCTCTCCCTGAAGCTGGCCATCAAAACTGTAACCGGCCTAGAGGAAGCCCTAGGCCACATTGCTGTCCACAGCTCCAAGCACAGCGAGGCCATCATCTCAGAAAATGCCGCCCATATTGAGCAGTTCCTGAACCAGGTAGATGCCGCCGCCGTGTACGCCAACGCCTCCACCGCCTTCACCGACGGCGCTCAGTTTGGCCTCGGCGCCGAAATTGGTATCAGCACCCAGAAGCTCCACGCCCGCGGCCCTATGGCCCTGGAAGAACTCACTAGCTACAAGTGGCAGGTCAGAGGTAATGGGCAGGTGCGATGA
- the proB gene encoding glutamate 5-kinase, with protein MALAYHRIIVKIGSNVLTQANGLPDQSRIAHLVEQIAGLKKQGKEVIVVSSGAVAAGRSLVQVPEKADAVTSRQVLAAVGQVKLLATYAELLGHHELLCAQVLVTKEDFRDRQHYLNMQNCFRALLQNNIIPIVNENDVISVTELMFTDNDELAGLVASMLNADALLILSNVDGIFNGNPQDPAAELIPEIELTTTSFSSFVTTQRSQFGRGGMITKCHMAHKVAQLGIAVHIANGKTENILPRLLNQEVVNTRFLPNKTASSKKKWIAHSDLAAKGAVQINAGAKAALTATGKATSLLPVGILGIVGTFQKGDIIRILDETSKPIGLGMAEYSSDKALERLGHQNQKPLVHYDYLFLTADIS; from the coding sequence ATGGCGCTTGCTTATCACCGGATCATTGTCAAAATCGGTTCCAACGTCCTGACCCAGGCCAACGGCCTCCCCGATCAGTCGCGCATAGCCCACCTGGTAGAGCAGATTGCCGGCCTGAAAAAGCAGGGCAAGGAAGTTATTGTGGTGTCGTCGGGGGCGGTGGCGGCGGGCCGCAGCCTGGTGCAGGTCCCGGAAAAGGCCGATGCCGTGACCAGCCGGCAAGTGCTGGCCGCCGTGGGCCAGGTAAAGCTGCTGGCCACCTACGCCGAGCTGCTAGGCCACCACGAGCTGCTCTGCGCCCAGGTGCTGGTGACCAAGGAAGATTTCCGCGACCGGCAGCACTACCTGAACATGCAGAACTGCTTCCGGGCGCTGCTGCAGAACAACATCATCCCCATTGTAAATGAGAACGATGTAATTTCCGTCACAGAGCTGATGTTCACTGACAACGACGAGCTGGCCGGCCTCGTGGCCTCTATGCTCAACGCCGATGCCTTGCTGATTCTGAGCAATGTAGACGGCATCTTCAACGGCAACCCTCAGGACCCGGCCGCCGAGCTTATCCCGGAAATTGAGCTGACTACTACCAGCTTCTCGTCGTTCGTTACCACCCAACGCTCACAGTTTGGGCGCGGCGGTATGATTACCAAGTGCCACATGGCCCACAAGGTGGCGCAGCTGGGCATTGCGGTGCACATTGCCAACGGCAAAACCGAGAATATTCTGCCCCGCCTGCTCAACCAGGAAGTAGTAAATACGCGCTTCCTGCCCAACAAAACGGCCTCCAGCAAGAAGAAGTGGATAGCTCATTCTGACCTGGCCGCGAAAGGTGCCGTGCAGATCAACGCGGGGGCCAAAGCTGCCCTTACGGCCACCGGCAAAGCTACCAGCCTGCTACCCGTGGGTATTCTGGGCATTGTGGGCACTTTCCAGAAAGGCGACATCATCCGGATTCTGGATGAAACCAGCAAACCCATAGGCCTAGGCATGGCCGAATACAGCTCCGATAAAGCACTCGAACGGCTGGGCCACCAAAACCAGAAGCCCTTAGTCCATTATGACTACCTGTTCTTGACGGCTGATATCAGCTAG
- a CDS encoding M28 family peptidase has product MGADQNRLYADVKFLTSLKPARHYRNLRSLNEAADYIKTEFEKLEIEDGGVEEQAFKADGREYRNIILAFGSRDAPRLVVGAHYDVCGDTPGADDNASAVAGLLETARLLHIYGSNLKYRVELVAYPNEEPPYFATQYMGSAVHAKSLHEAGVAVRAMLCYEMIGYFQDEPGSQRFPNEQLAALYPNTGNFITVVGRTGQEEFTERVQALMQTKANIDVQRINLPAEMGLAGLSDHRNYWKYGYEAIMINDTSFLRNPHYHLPSDTIETLDFKRMAEVVNGAYAAILGL; this is encoded by the coding sequence ATGGGTGCTGATCAAAACCGACTCTATGCTGATGTGAAGTTCCTGACTTCTCTCAAACCTGCCCGCCACTACCGCAACTTACGCTCGCTAAACGAGGCCGCCGACTACATAAAAACTGAATTTGAGAAGCTGGAAATAGAAGACGGTGGGGTGGAGGAGCAAGCGTTTAAGGCCGATGGGCGCGAGTACCGAAACATCATTCTGGCGTTTGGCTCCCGCGATGCGCCCCGCCTGGTGGTGGGCGCCCACTACGATGTGTGCGGCGATACGCCCGGCGCCGACGATAACGCCAGCGCCGTGGCGGGCCTGCTGGAAACTGCGCGCCTGCTGCACATCTACGGCTCCAACCTGAAGTACCGCGTGGAGCTGGTGGCCTACCCCAACGAGGAACCGCCCTACTTCGCTACCCAATACATGGGCAGCGCCGTGCACGCCAAGTCCCTGCATGAGGCGGGCGTGGCCGTGCGTGCCATGCTCTGCTACGAGATGATTGGCTACTTCCAGGATGAGCCGGGCTCCCAGCGCTTCCCCAACGAGCAGCTGGCAGCGCTTTACCCCAACACCGGCAACTTCATCACGGTAGTGGGCCGCACCGGCCAGGAGGAGTTTACGGAGCGCGTGCAGGCGCTCATGCAAACCAAGGCCAACATTGATGTGCAGCGCATCAACCTGCCCGCCGAAATGGGCCTGGCGGGCCTCTCCGACCACCGCAACTACTGGAAATATGGCTACGAGGCCATCATGATCAACGACACCTCCTTCCTGCGCAACCCCCATTACCACCTGCCCTCCGACACCATTGAAACGC